One segment of Oncorhynchus masou masou isolate Uvic2021 unplaced genomic scaffold, UVic_Omas_1.1 unplaced_scaffold_1004, whole genome shotgun sequence DNA contains the following:
- the LOC135528646 gene encoding uncharacterized protein LOC135528646: protein MPSLSSVVQFSLLLVLLLAVMGQDCATSQVQSEARSRVCVKDKVSDCVDLTKMQELIQEVQKDFTNTSHDGRILLKTVIFDKIKKHKKYHGCVLLKIMDFYREVLQRQDRNYLDLRGLLDELKECVQTGKICEKLYQEAAGEPVNESKIEEDLELLSKDAAILQLQRLEGARKKVVELSDKGKGFTDALQPFAATLLVQCDLRTQPMCNFESLAVFETADLRSRVAEIISAYAALQSLNLLDLTETWITPENTAAPAALPSCGYVFSRSPRASGRRGALGELLNELNTLIS from the exons ATGCCCAGTTTGTCCAGTGTGGTCCAGTTCTCTCTGCTGCTGGTCCTCCTTCTGGCTGTTATGGGTCAGGACTGTGCTACTTCCCAGGTCCAGAGTGAGGCCCGGTCCAGGGTGTGTGTGAAGGACAAGGTCTCTGACTGTGTGGACCTGACCAAAATGCAGGAGCTGATCCAGGAAGTACAGAAAGACTTC ACAAACACGTCTCATGATGGCAGAATCCTGTTAAAGACAGTCATCTTTGACAAGATCAAGAAGCACAAGAAG taccaCGGCTGTGTCCTGCTCAAAATCATGGACTTTTATCGGGAAGTTCTCCAGAGACAAGACAGAAATTATCTTGACCTCAGGGGCCTGCTGGATGAATTGAAGGAATGCGTTCAAACA GGAAAGATCTGTGAAAAGCTATACCAGGAAGCTGCTGGGGAGCCAGTAAATGAG TCTAAGATAGAGGAAGATTTGGAGCTGCTGTCGAAGGATGCAGCCATACTGCAGCTGCAGAGACTGGAGGGAGCCAGGAAAAAG GTGGTTGAGCTGTCCGATAAGGGCAAAG GCTTCACAGACGCTCTCCAGCCCTTTGCTGCAACCCTCCTCGTTCAGTGTGACCTGCGAACACAACCCATGTGCAATTTCGAGTCTCTGGCAGTGTTTGAaactgccgatctgcggtcaAGAGTTGCAGAgatcatctcagcctatgctgcccttcagtccctaAACCTTTTGGACCTGACGGAGACTTGGAttaccccagagaacactgctgcTCCAGCTGCTCTTCCTTCGTGTGGCTACGTTTTCTCTCGTAGTCCGAGAGCATCTGGTCGTCGTG GTGCCCTTGGAGAGCTCCTCAATGAGCTTAACACCTTGATAAGCTAA